The bacterium DNA window GCGCGCGGCTTGAGCGAAACACCCTTGGTCACGACGGCGCCGAGCCTCGCGAGTTCGTAGAAGGACTCGGAAAACTCTTCGCCGTAGCCGAACGTGCCCGAGGCCACGATGACCGGGTTCTTGAGCGCAAGCCTGCCTATTTTTACATTCAGCTCCATTTCAAATCCCTCGCATCGAAGACCGGGCCCTCGCGACACACGCGCACGAAGTTCCCTTTCGCATCCCTGCACACGCAGCCCATGCACACGCCCACGCCGCAAGCCATGTAGCTCTCCATCGAAAGTTGCACGGGCGCGCCTGCGACCATGCCGAGTTTCGCCACCGCGGCGAGCAGGCCGTGCGGGCCGCACGAGAAGAGCGCCGGGTCTTTCACGCCGCTGATTCCCTTTTTCAGGAGGTCGGTGATTACGCCTTTTTCGCCGCTCGACCCGTCCTCCGTGGCGACGACGACGTTCGCGTTTATCCTTCTCAGCTCGTCCATGTAGAGCAGGTGCGCCTTCGTCTTCGCGCCGTAATATAAGACGGCATCGACCCCTCTCTTCTTGAGCGACTCGCACATTCCAAAGAGCGGTCCGATCCCGTAGCCGCCGGCCACCAGCACAGCCGTCTTTCCTTTGTCAGGCAGGCGAAAGCCCTTGCCGCAGGGGCCGGTCGCGCGGATCGGCGTGCCGGCAGGCGCCCTCGATAGGGCCGCCGTCCCCTTGCCGACTATCTTGACGCAGATCTCCGCGAGCCCATCTTCAAGGCGCACGATGCCGAAGGGCCTGCGGAGAAAGACGTCATGGCCCGGGATCTCAACCATAACGAATTGGCCGGGGTCGAAGGATTTCCAATCCACCGCAAAGCGAAGTCTGAAGGCGTCCTCGGCCATCGGCTCGCGCGATGCTATGGTTGTAATATTTTCCTGCATCACAGTTCCAACCTCATCACCAGCGCGTCCTCGTCGTTGTCGCGATAGTACCTCTTGCGGAGGCCCACCGGTTTGAATCCCAGTTTGTCGTAAAGAGCGCGCGCCGGCGCGTTCGAGGGTCTGACTTGAAGGTATATGTTGCGTGCGCCCTTCTCGCGCGCCTTGCCCATCATGTGATCCAGGAGCATGCGCCCGACGCCGCGGCGGCGATGCTCCGGCTTCACGGCGAAGGTGTGGAGCTCTGCCTCGTCTCCCACACTCTGGACGAGATAGTAGCCGAGCATCTCGCTGCCTGCCTTGGCGATCCAGATCTCGATCGAGTCGAGCGGCCAGAGTTCCTCGTATGAAGAACGCGACCAGGGGAGAGAGAACGAGCGGTTCTCGAT harbors:
- a CDS encoding dihydroorotate dehydrogenase electron transfer subunit, with amino-acid sequence MQENITTIASREPMAEDAFRLRFAVDWKSFDPGQFVMVEIPGHDVFLRRPFGIVRLEDGLAEICVKIVGKGTAALSRAPAGTPIRATGPCGKGFRLPDKGKTAVLVAGGYGIGPLFGMCESLKKRGVDAVLYYGAKTKAHLLYMDELRRINANVVVATEDGSSGEKGVITDLLKKGISGVKDPALFSCGPHGLLAAVAKLGMVAGAPVQLSMESYMACGVGVCMGCVCRDAKGNFVRVCREGPVFDARDLKWS
- the rimI gene encoding ribosomal protein S18-alanine N-acetyltransferase; this translates as MREERIDILRFEPGDMDELMEIENRSFSLPWSRSSYEELWPLDSIEIWIAKAGSEMLGYYLVQSVGDEAELHTFAVKPEHRRRGVGRMLLDHMMGKAREKGARNIYLQVRPSNAPARALYDKLGFKPVGLRKRYYRDNDEDALVMRLEL